In Scleropages formosus chromosome 6, fSclFor1.1, whole genome shotgun sequence, the genomic stretch GGAATTTGCAGCAATATTCTAAGCTCGTGACCTGCACGCGCACAGTAATTTCAGATTTCACTATCCTTTATGCAAACATCTCATTCCCCTTCGCAACAGTACTGCCTGATCTGGGCTCAGCAGGCATGCAAAATACTCACTCGGTCACGGGAGTTTGGAGCGAGAGATTTGTGAGGACTAGCACCCCTATGTAACATGGAGCGAGACATGGACTagaagatttaaaatatttgcataaggAATTTTGACCTACCAGAAGTATAAAGCACAacttagaagaaaaaaaaaaaataaagaaaaaaaaataaatcactacTCACTTCATGTATACATTATCAAGAAAACTAATAATGTGAATTCTCTTCTGAATGTTAGGCACACTTGGCACCTTTTGTGCCCAAGCATACTCACCTGATTGGTTGGAATTTTTGGCACGTAGACCTTCCACATCTGGGCTTCCCTAGAGGCTGCCTTCTCCAAGAGAAAAGACAGCCTCTGGCTCTCCAAGGGCTCCGAGAACTTCATCACGACCCTCGGACACGCCTGCCTCCCCACTGAGTACAGCTACCTGTTCAAGGGATAAACACACAAgtggatttttgttttaatacatgGGATCTGATGGATTTCAAGAACTGCTACTGAGAAATATCACACTTGGGCAATAACAAAAATGAGATCAATCTTGGACTATGTGAGTGGAGGAAAGTACAGATCAGAACCTGGCACTGTAGCTTTAAATacgttttctattttttttttttgtctacacaATCAATGCTGTATAACAAAAATATCTTGGCAAGAAAACATCGATAAAAAAGAGCAATTACTACAGCtcaatgtaactgtaaaatacGTGAAAGGCTCAAACActtgaaggctttttttttttttttaacacctcaTCATGATATTTAGAAAATCCGACGACGCGGCTagttatatataataaaaagtgGTACCGCTCTCAGCTGTTTCCTAATGAAACACATATCACTTTAAGAAAGCACACTAAATACAGGTaaccagtaaaaataaattccgaaaagaaatgtatttaggATACCATAGcgatacatttatatttaattataataaaaatcgCTGCATCCTGGGAGGACATTTTGGTGAGCGCACTGCCGTAATACTCATAGAAAACGGGCACATCAAAAAAGGGAAGCATTCCAATCTGATCCTGTCTTTCGGTACTATCGCTACAGGGTTAGCTACGCTGGGTCTTAGGAGTTAAAGTCAAAGGGCATCAGAAAGCTAGGAAATTTAACAGTTACTACATGTCTGCCAAACATTCGCCGAGTGACCgaaaaatattactttgtttGGATGCACAGTACAAACCAGAATCCTACACAAATtagcaaaacacacagcaaaccGGAAAAGACGGTGCAGCGCTGCTTTCCCACACGATCCAGCCACAATTGAATTACTTAATAACTGATGTTAATGAAAACTAACTAGACTTGTAATAAGCAGGAGGAAACAATTCAATTGTCTTAGTGATATCACCAATTAACACTGTCACAAACACAATAAACATTcgcacataaaaataaaacaacacgACTAAGCTGGTAAGGACCTGgaagtatttttattactataaCGTTTGGTTCacgatttaaaaatgaaaaaaaaagtttcaaatgtGTATTAATTTAGTATCAAAATAATTTCCTTACCTCCCCTGCAAAGCTGTGAGAGTCACAGTCGGACTTGGCAATCATTCGGTCCATTAAActgaagcaaaattaaaaagatacTGTGTAATGAGAACTTTAATCACTCGTCCATGATTGTTTCTGTATAAGGTTGGGTTTATCTTCTGGAGAAGAGGAAGCGATTTTTCcgaatttatattaaaaatataaaaaaaggaCCGTAGCCCAACACATCTACTTCCGAGGAGGGGACacaagaggaaggaggagggtcCGTTCGCCTCGTACTGCGCACGGCTGGCACGCAATCTGATGAGGCTACAACAAAATGCAGGCATTTTAAAGAAGGATGTAATACTTCATTTATAAAAGCGATTTGGTGTTTTTTAAACCAATTTACGAGTAACTTGATATCGTCTGTTTCAAGTATGTATGTTCGGGCTTTCAAAGGACTATTTTCTGTGGCGAATGAACACTCGTGTCCTCCGTACTGCAGCTTGTATCCTTGCCCGAGTGACGATGAACTGCGAGCCGCAGCTGTGAGATCGTCATGTAACAGTGCGAGGGACTAATAGGTCTTGGCAATGTCATACAGTATTTTCCTTGCCTACATGGCTCATCCagtaaataatggaaaagaaataaaaatcagctTTTACAGCTTTCTCTGGCACTACTCTTGCGGTGCTCATAATTGTGCATAGATTAATTTTGATATTTAATAAGATGTAAACAGTAATACTAATTATACACAATGGAGACAATGATTTTAGTACCATTCCCAAAACTGGAGTGACGAAAGGAACATGACGATAAACAActtaacaaaaaaatctaaaaaatcTGACTATTTTCTAGAACTATTTCCTATATAAAATGGCTACACGCGTCATGTGTAACCAATCACGAAACACAGCGGCCGTGTATGATTTCTTACAAATGTTTATAACACAGACAGATGATTGGTATGtgatttcagaaatgtattgttAGCcatacatttcaaattttacaattctttttaataatatgataaaaatGATCGAGTACATAGCGCTTTCCATCGCTATTCAATAGTAACACGAAATAactagtttttaaaatgtggttaCTTCTAGATTCTGTGATACTTGTTTTGAATtacctgctgtttttgtttatttatcatcCCCGACGCATTGTACGGGACCTCTCCTACATCCAATCAAAGCAAAAACGTAATAAATTCCTTACCAATCAAATAGCTGTCAGGTCTCCCTGCAACCAATAAGAGGTCACGATTTTCGGCGGACTTTTTAAACAGTACCTCTGAAGGATGAGGCAAATGATTTGAAAAATTGTGCACCGAGCAGGACACGAAAAAACgtcacagaaacacagtttactcatttatatcaTTTATGAACGGGACCACtcttcttaaaaatgttttctagcGACagcgtgtctgtctgtgtagtTTCAGCGTGTGCGCTCTTTGCTCTGTGTGACGTGTGCTATGTGGGCGGGGAAATGACGGACATCAACAAAGGGAAACTGGGCGAAGCCGAGTGTCTTGGTTGCACAAGATCCGAACTGTACCGCACTGGTaatcatttacaatattttaaagaatatgCACTTTGAAGCATTcgctttaaaataaacactaatGTGAAGTGGATTACTGAGAAAAGCATGTAACGCTACTCTGTGTAAGCAACAGAGTCACGGCGCGCGACCGATCATTTTGTTGCAAAAGTTCGCAATACTTATTGTTACACTTCGTCGTGTGTTAATAGAGAAAGTGCAGacaaatgtgtttctctttgcTAAATTGCGATTTCCTTgtgcatttaaaacaaagaaaggtAGATCGATCGAGAACTGCGGTAGCAAGTCAGCGTCCATGATCTATATACGGTATCTAGCAGTCACGAAGtttaacaaagaaaatactAAGATTATATATACGCAATAATTTGAGGGTTTTGTTTAACTTTTACAGCTGTCCGAACCTCTAGTGCATAGGCAAACGTTGTTTACGACTAAGCTCTCTGCCCGTCCCTAGTGACCTCGGTGATTTTCGGATTCTTTCAGATTCGTTGCTTTTTTCTCACTAACGCAGCGGCAGCGAAGGAAGACGAGGCGTGAGTAAGCGAGGCTAGCTGTTAAAAACGAATGTATCAATCCGGATAGCTGAAAGCCCGTCCGTGCCGATCACTGGGCGGgttaaataatgaaagaaacCTTCACCCGCGCGGGCAATGAGTGAGCGCGCGACacgttaacacacacacagcggtgGTGGAAAACTGACCGAACCTCCATTTCTCCCCCCCATCgtccacacactgacacagcgAGCGGAGCGCAGCACCAAAGCTCACATGGAAGCGTTACAGCTCCTGAGGCAACTGGAGGCAAGTTTCGAGCAGGAGGCCCACTACGTCCCGAGGGAGACGGGACTCACCCTCATGGAGTCCACCGAGGAGGTAACTAGTGACTAGTGTGGAGCGGACGCGAGCGAAAACAACTCTGAAGTGACCGAAAAAGTAACGCGGCCacaaatattcatattcacaCTTTTCCATAACTTCGCAAGGCAAGGCTCGAAATACTGACGTGCAGTTAAAGTGTTCCAGTGTGAAAGTGAAGAGAAAACAGCGAGTAATGTGAAATAAACGACCTCGCTGGTGatgaacatcatcatcatgtctttcTCAGAATCATGACAACAGAGTTTCGGCAAAATGCCGAGACTCCGAAGTGGAGCAGCTCTGGAGCCTGACCAGCTTCTTTGGGTACAGCACCCAGACCTTCGCCCAGGCGGTCAGCCTGCTGGACAGATTCCTGGCCATGATGAAGGTCAGTGTGTGTAAGCACTCCTTCTCTTATACATGTCTCACGTTGTGCAGTGTGTGCATCTAACTTGAGTGCTGGTGCTACTGTTAGAACTCAGATTTTCACACcttcctacatttattcatttagctcacacttttctccaaagcagataACACAacaccaagctacttacaattatttacccatttagacagctgggtcacttttagtggagtaattttagggtaagtacctccactcaagggtactacagctggaggtgagactcaaacctacaacctttgggtctaaaggcagcagctctaaccactatgctaccagcagcaCAGTATTTTTACAACTTTCCTTGTAAAACAAGTCCCTTGCCTATTAGCAAAACATGTTCGTAACATTATTCATAcatataagaagaagaaaaagtgctCATGCCCTTTCCTCGTTGTAAACTTGTCCaacctcttccccctccaggtCCAGCCCAAACACTTGTCCTGTATTGGCATCAGCTGTCTCCATATTGCTGCTAAGGTGGTCGAGGAGCAGTGCAATATTCCATCGAGCCACGAACTGATTCGAATCAGCCAGTGCAAGTTCACGGTTTCAGACCTCAGTCGAATGGAGAAGATAATCGCCGAAAAGCTCAACTTCCAGCATGAGGCCATCAcagcattaacatttttacagctgtaccATTCTATAACACTTATGTATACCTCAGAGAGGTGAGCACTTTTTCGCATTCATATGCTATCTTCCAGGATGAGCCATATTGAATGACCGCAAGAGAACTATAATTTCATGGCTATATATATGGGTCATGATGTAACCTTAAGCCACATGATAGTGCTATCAGTTGGCACAGTGTTatgctgaatatttaaaataattcttcTTAACTATACTTGTGTATACTTTATCAACTGTTGCTTAACTTTTAAAATCTCTGCTCTAGCTTATGTTTTCTCCACTTTCTGAAGGAAAGACAGTTTGAACCTTAACAAACTGGAGGTCCAACTTAAAGCCTGCCTTTGCCGACTTGTTTTTTCAAGAGCAAAAGTAAGAACACATTCCCTTTCAGAAATACAAGAGTCAGAAACTGGAGAACAGTTTTAATGAATTTGCTTTTGACTTTGTTTCTTGCAGCCATCAGTGTTGGCGTTGTCCCTTCTCACGCAGGAGATCGAATACCTTCGGTCGGTTGACATGTTAGACATTGCAAAACAAATCCAAAGGCACTTAAAGGTATTACTGAGACACTAATATAACATGACACTAAGACACTGTATTTTCCACTAATTAGAAACTTAAATTTCTGAACTTGGAAACCAGCTGCAACTGTACTATGTGTacattattgctattttttagattttttttttaaatgtttctttcaaTTATCC encodes the following:
- the ccng2 gene encoding cyclin-G2 isoform X1; this encodes MEALQLLRQLEASFEQEAHYVPRETGLTLMESTEENHDNRVSAKCRDSEVEQLWSLTSFFGYSTQTFAQAVSLLDRFLAMMKVQPKHLSCIGISCLHIAAKVVEEQCNIPSSHELIRISQCKFTVSDLSRMEKIIAEKLNFQHEAITALTFLQLYHSITLMYTSERKDSLNLNKLEVQLKACLCRLVFSRAKPSVLALSLLTQEIEYLRSVDMLDIAKQIQRHLKITNDELLYWRELVSKCLTEYSSSECTKPNNKKLVWTLSKRTAQHLHASYNSITRLPTIPEGSWNESERYPSYTLSKIIQKTLNSCIYMYGSRFFCISRPPKQVNM
- the ccng2 gene encoding cyclin-G2 isoform X2; the encoded protein is MEALQLLRQLEASFEQEAHYVPRETGLTLMESTEENHDNRVSAKCRDSEVEQLWSLTSFFGYSTQTFAQAVSLLDRFLAMMKVQPKHLSCIGISCLHIAAKVVEEQCNIPSSHELIRISQCKFTVSDLSRMEKIIAEKLNFQHEAITALTFLQLYHSITLMYTSERKDSLNLNKLEVQLKACLCRLVFSRAKPSVLALSLLTQEIEYLRSVDMLDIAKQIQRHLKITNDELLYWRELVSKCLTEYSSSECTKPNNKKLVWTLSKRTAQHLHASYNSITRLPTIPEGSWNESESEDSCEDMSCGEDSVGSPPCINTEGSFLFPHFCHTS